aggtgcatgtgactcaataagcatggcattagtcaattcaaccaaagttctatttttcctttctgctactccattagacgaaggagagtaaggaggagtagtttcatgaattattcccaatgatctaacaaaagaattaaactcatttgattcatattcacggcctctatcacttctaattctttttatttttcttccaaactgattttcaacctcattgagataagttttgaaattttcaaaagcatcacttttatttttcatcaagtaaacatatgtaaacttagaaaaatcatcaatgaaagtgataaaatatctattacctccacgagttagaattccaccaagttcacaaatatcagtatgaactaattctaacaaatcagtttttctttcaacttgaaaatgaggccttttagtgatcttggctttactacaagcctcacacttttcaaaattctttttaaccattgggattaatcctaaactactcatgattccaacataacgatcattaatatgacacaaacgagcatgccaaaaattagtagaagaaagcatataaacagaagtagaagttttattcatttcaacattcaacttaaacatctcatcacatgcataccccttccccacaaaaatacctttcttcactattacatattgatcagattcaataatctgtttaaagcctgctttattaagaagaaaactagacatcaaattttttctcatagaaggagtataaagtacatctttcaatgttaatatccttccagaagtaaaacacaattcaacatctccctttccaagcacttgagtagtgtgagcatcaccaagcatgatggttttgggctcctcaaaatgagtatattttttaaaccagtctttgtcataacagacatgacggtttgcaccagaatcagcccaccatccatcaacattctcaaccatgtttatgtcggtaatcaccgccacaaaaggttcttcggtaacgtttgcctgagggttaggaccacgtttccggaatctgcaaaatcgagcaatatgcccactcttgccacaaacaaagcatggtcccttttcttgaacttgttgattttgtgcttggtgattttcaccattatttttcttgggaggtctaccattatttttcttgaattttttcttcttaggctttaaagaagtatttttgtgagtttcaggagtagcattattcgaagtaattaaatttaccttcgatgtgatgttgttctcttctgtttgtaaaagtgcatcttggccccttgcttcttcttccatgcggattttcattatcaaggtttcaagagaggtttccttttgtttgtggcgcatagttttttgaaattccttccaagaaggtggaagtttatccactatgccacaaacaataaggttatctccaattttaacctcttcggacctaagctctccaacaatcatgatgaagtcttgagcttgatctaccactgatttgttgtccaccatttggaaacgaaaaaatctactagctgcatattttttcgctccagcctcttcggtatcatacttactctgcaatgccttccaaattttctttgcactagagtaagttctatcataataatcataaaaattatcagatagacaattaagaagataataccgacacttataggaatcaccatcgtacttttccactttctctagatgagaaatagtttcatcatcattcatagtggtgatgtcttctttatttggattcttctcagttaatacataagaaacattgagaagacttaagtagaaaagtactttacccttccatctcttgaaatggttaccattgaaccaaaatggcttgttaagatctcccatcttgacatccgcggttttttcaattgtagccatcaatgaatctccttaaaattgttagtgaaaaaacttacaagataataaaattgcaagattacaattgaaaataaaatgaagaaagtaatctcttcaggctgaggcgcggatatctcgctctctttaaggagattcaagcccactgcagcaaatgttttcaccggtccagcagtagtcctctttgacttgtcccccccaggatacaacagccttcacaaagtataactcaacaactctagACAAGAggtgagtccaaagctccacaaaaaagaacaccttccttcaactaataagaactctctttttgactaactctttcactctttgttttctcttgtgttttgtgtatctctaaaaccaaatgaagactatcactatttatactacaagaagtcttcctagcataatacataaacatgactcTTATTCAGCGTCAGCTGAGAGTATGCACAAATcgacacttaaatttgtatgtCCTACTTGGGATCCTACATGTACTatgtcatgtaggacatgtgtgtctacttgttcgattttatacaagtttaagtgcctACTTATGCACACTCAAAGTTGGAGGACATAATTATCTGTTGAAGccaagttgaaaatcatatttgtatattatgcattagaaataaattttcatttttacttgtctacTTTAATATATCAAGAGAAAATAATAAGCTGACTAAACACTTATCTTATTTACTATTGTTTAAAGAGTGCAAAATTTAGACAATTATAAATGAGCAAATATCTAtaagactttttttttctgaataataataatattatttgagttaATTTATGTGAATTTTGACTATTTAATCAGGTACTTATTAGCTTACACTGTAatgttatgatgttattgaATTATCTTAACGTGAAAAATCATAAACTAAAATTAATCACGTTTAATAGATTTGAACTTTAATTAATCTTCCATGCAGTGATGTCTGCCAACTGACAAGTTCTTAGTAGTCATAAGTCAAACATATATACTCTTAAAGAAAGAATTCTTACTCATTTCATTGATCTAAGGATagtaaataatcaaaataacatAAGTTTAAACTGTAATATTATACCATAATTTTGCCATGGTTCAACTTATAAATTTGACAAAGTTCGATAGTGTTAACTCatgtcatatatttatattacaaaattacttatatatatgaaacaaataatttatttataattcagtaaggaatttttttttaaaaaaaatataatccaaactctaattttaattcaattggACTTACTTgtaacaaaaatcaaattccATTAATAGGATATTACGTGGAATATTGAGGAGAGGACTTCGTTTTATTTTCCCATTTTCGGGCGGATCATGATTTCAACGTTTTTCGTTTTTGGCCCTTCACACTAAACAAACAGGCCCTAACACCCTTtctgtaacaaaaaaaataaaacaaaacccACTGCCTCTTTTTGAGAAGAAAATTCCAGAAGAAAAGTTTAGACGTCGCTTGCACGATCGCTGTTGCTGTTGCTGAGTAGATTACACAGGTGAAATTTTCTTTCCTCTTCGATCtatttgttatttgtttaaTACTATTCTGTTACTTCGCTTCGAGATTAAGCTTCCGTTTTCGCTTTTTTTCTTCCATTattatagccaatttttagtaAGAGACctgttttttagtttttgtgaattttattttggATTCGAGAATTCGGATTGGGATTATGTGTTTTCTGTAGCTCCATTCAATAATTTATGTTTAGCTGGAGGTTGGTTTTCACAAGAGGTagcttatttttaatatttggtgttttttaaaaaaaaaaattgaattggaTTATATAGCATGTTAAATTGATCAATGTTTGATACTGTAAGTCTGTAACTGCGGggattttttgatattttggatTGATGGACAAAATTAGGAATACTCTGTTTCTGCAGTAAATATCAATCAATCATTAGTAGATgtgttttttgttttccttttttttttttatgaatttatatactATATCGATTTTTTTCGGGATCTTAGGGATGATTATAGCCCAGTGTTAGGGACCTTTGGTTGGCAGCGTGTGTTCTGTAATTAGGTAGTACAGTAATTCTTGCTGGACAGACAAGCTTGGTGGAATGTGTTTGTCTTCTAAATGTTTTTCGTTAGATATGGATTACACCTAATACTGCTTGCTGGCTTCTTGGGGCCTCTCCTCCGTTCTCATATTGTTTATGTTTGTGATGAGCTATATTTGGAACTTGGAAAGCCCTATATTCAGGTTTtatctttttcattcatttctcTCCTTCCTAGCTGAATAAAGCAAGAAATTGTAACTTATTTTTCAATAGGTATTGACTGATggctcataaattaccttttttaACAATCATGTAGCAGTTGCTGACTCAAGTTTATCACAGTTTTTGGTTGTGTACGTTTTTGGGGACATTAGAATGTATTTTAGAAGCATAGGATCTCAAAGGAGCATTAAGTAATGTATACTGTATAGTCATTGTTCTTATTGACCTCCTATTCTGAATTATCCAAGTAATAGTGTGAGTGGACATGATTTTGGAATTCAATGCTTTGCATGTTAGAAACAACTTTTTCTTCTCTTAATTGGGGGTTTAACTTTTGTGTAGTCCATGTTTCATTTTACTGCTgatctaataatatttttcttcatgttaacatatatatatatattcatggtgccagggttttggattttgaatCTTGATGGCTGAGGATAACACAGATGAACTAGCGAGTCCAGCAGCAAGTGTGAAGAATGACTCTATGGCTGAGGATAACACCGATGAATTAATGAGTCCAGTAGCTAGTGTGAAGAATGACTCCATGGCCGAGGATAACACTGATGAACTAGTGAATCCAGTAACTAGTGTGGAAAGTGACTCTACTGGAAGTAAACCAGATAGAATCAGCACAAGAAAATCAGGTTCTCTGAGTAATGCTCACAAGGTTCTTCCCTTCTATCGCAACTCCTCCTCTACATCTAATAATGGAGGTAATACAAGAAGGCAATCCACTGGGAAGTTGCATTCTCCTGACAGTGGACAAGATGTTCTTCCTCATTATCTGAGAGCTTCCACTGGTTCTTGCCATGACTTTTGTAAATATGGCAAGAAGCATTCCTCTGAACCAAAGCCATGGCATTCTCTatcaaaaagaaagaacaaactTCCCGCTGATGAGCAGAGTCCTGCACAGACCTTGGTGGGAGAGGCTAAAAAGGGGACTTCGGTCAAGCAGAAGCCTTCCACTCCTCCAGGGAGTGTGCTGGGAGAGAAAAAGAAGGTAACTGGAGTTGACCAAAAACCTTCCACTTCTCCAGGGAGTATGCTGGGAGAGTCAAAGAAAAGGATTGTGGTCAAGCAAAACACTTCCACTACTTCAGGGAGTAGCCAGGGAGAGGCAAAGAAGGGGATTTTGGTCAAGAAAAAGCCTCCCACTCCTCCAAGGAGTATGCTGGAAGAGGAAAAGAAGGTGAATGTGATAAATCAAAAGCCTTCAGCACCTCAGGAGAGTATACTTGAAGATGACAAGAAGGTGGCTATGGTTGAGCAAAAGCCTTCTTCTCCTCCAGGTAGCATACAGGGAGGGGTGGATGAGGTGACTGTGGTTGATCAAAATTCTTCAGCTTCTCTGGAGAGTATGCTAGGAGAGGGAGAAATAATGACTGCAGTTGAGCAAAAGCTTTCTACTCCTTCAGGGAGTGAGCTGGTAGCGGGAGAGAAAGTGACTCTGGTCAATCAAAAATCATCCGCTCCTCCAGTGAGTATGCTAGGACAGGGAAAGAAGTTGAATGTGGTCGATCAAAGACCTCCTTCCAAGGTTCATTCTCTTGAACCCTCagaaatgataaagaaaaaggCACTGCTGCCACCAAAGAGTGTTCACTCTCTGAAATTGGATTCCTCAAGTTACAAGATGCCAGAGacagagaagaaaatgaaatctGTTTTGGTAAAGCATTCTCCTCCTGAGCAGACAAAGCTCAAAATGGTAAAATCTT
This window of the Solanum pennellii chromosome 2, SPENNV200 genome carries:
- the LOC107009676 gene encoding uncharacterized protein LOC107009676, which gives rise to MAEDNTDELASPAASVKNDSMAEDNTDELMSPVASVKNDSMAEDNTDELVNPVTSVESDSTGSKPDRISTRKSGSLSNAHKVLPFYRNSSSTSNNGGNTRRQSTGKLHSPDSGQDVLPHYLRASTGSCHDFCKYGKKHSSEPKPWHSLSKRKNKLPADEQSPAQTLVGEAKKGTSVKQKPSTPPGSVLGEKKKVTGVDQKPSTSPGSMLGESKKRIVVKQNTSTTSGSSQGEAKKGILVKKKPPTPPRSMLEEEKKVNVINQKPSAPQESILEDDKKVAMVEQKPSSPPGSIQGGVDEVTVVDQNSSASLESMLGEGEIMTAVEQKLSTPSGSELVAGEKVTLVNQKSSAPPVSMLGQGKKLNVVDQRPPSKVHSLEPSEMIKKKALLPPKSVHSLKLDSSSYKMPETEKKMKSVLVKHSPPEQTKLKMVKSSSKILGGVDAGVRKVGAVNSRKQKIVSKVSGEKSLKIPTLSCSPKSSSVKPLILRARNSISLKLLSPLKDQNKMRRDGTNKPKSASQSQSHLLSNEVDKKVKSAGSASGKYTSSSKKLLHIAEAEADGKNQKKTLRKGKTAVSNDQNPSVVKLKFRRGKVIDLQPETSSPRRLTFRLGRHMGESQDSNIRKRNFRKKGVDDDGSNTIPNSRKIVLRHQDVQEKKDVQGLLNNVIEETASKLVETRKSKVKALVGAFETVISLQDKPSTVTVS